Genomic segment of Borreliella spielmanii:
TGTCTAGGGGGTGCTAAAATTTTTAAAGTCCTAGAATAATAATCCGCCAAAAAGTTAGAGAAAATTTTTCAATCTTCTCCTTACTTTTCGATCTTAAAGTAATCAACAGATTCCTTTAAATCTTTTACACTCTCTAACATTTTTTCAGACATTGCAGAAAGCTCTTCGCTACTTGAAGCTGTTGTCTGAACCAACTGACTAACCTGTTCTATTGCATTCTTAAATTGCTCTATCTGAACGCTTTGCTTAGAACTTTCATTAGAAATATTTTTCACAAGTCTAGCCGTTTGCTCCATACCAGGAACTATTTGTTCAAAATTTTCCCCAGCACGGCTTGCAACAGTTAAGCTTCTGTTTGCAATATCAATAATTTCTCTTGCTGATTCTTTGCTTTGATCCGCAAGCTTTCTAACTTCAGCAGCCACCACTTCAAACCCCTTACCCTTTTCTCCCACTCGTGCAGCCTCAATCGATGCATTTAAAGCAAGCAAATTGGTTTGCCTTGTTATCTCATCAATAATTCCAATTTTTTCAGTAATTACAGTCATTGCCTCAATAGCTTTAACAACCGATTTATGCCCCTCTTTAGTCCTCTCATTAGTATTAACAGCAATCTTTTCAGTAGTAGATGCATTTTCAGTATTCTCAGAAACGCCTTGTGATATTTGCTCAATATTTGCTGTCATTTGCTCTAAAGTAGATGCTTGCTCAACAGCACCAGAACTTAAATTCTGACTTGCATTCGCTATTTGAATCGCATTTTCATAAAGGTAATCTAGATTTTCAATGACACCTTTCGCAACTGAAGAAAAATTGGTTCTCAATTGTTCAAAACCTTCATACAAACTATACAGCTCTATAGTATCCCATCTACCAAAATTAACATCAGCAGTAAAATTACCAGAAGCAAGTCGCTCAGAATATTCTAATATCTTATTTAAAGAAGCGCTCAGCTTTTTCACAAGATAAAGAGTTGCAATAGCAAGAATAAGTAATGTAACCGCAAAACTAATACCCAAGATTAAAGATGTAGCTCTCGACATGTAATAAAAATCATCCTCTGAGGTTCTTATTAAAAGAATAAATTTACTATTAGACAAATTTAATAACACCTTTTGACTAATTCCCACATATTTTTTACTGTTATTAGGATCATAATAGTAAACAGTTGAAGTTTCTTTATTTTTTTGCAACAAATCTTCAGATGTTTTTTTAAGAATATTGGAATAAGAAGCACTTAGATCTGTCAAAACATCACCTGGAAGTACTGTATGATGAACTAAAAATTTTCCCGTAATATCATAAGCTAATGCGCGACCACTAGAGAGTATTCCAAAATTAATCCCTCTAAAAGACCTACATATATAATCCATCGAATAAAAAAACATAAAATAACCAAAAATATCGCCTGTGCCAAAATCTCTTAATGGTATACCTATTAATATGTAAGGAATCTGGCCTTTTTTATTTCTTATCTTAGAAATGTTTTTAACTAAAGATTCTTCAATAGACTTGGGATCTGCCAACATGACAAAGGAATTGTAAACAATGTTTTGAGACTCTTTAAGTTTTGTAAAATATTCCCTATCTCCAATAGACCTGCCAAAATCACTATTATCCTTAACAGCCGTAGTAAAAACTATTTCACCTTCTTTATTTGTAACCATCATATTACTACCAGTTTGAACAAGAATTTCAGATTGATCTGAAATTAAACTCAACCTTTTAGATTTAATCTTACTAGCCTCATTAAATTTTTCAGCAGAATTGAAATACATGGAACTAACCCTAACTTTCTCTTCCATTGAAGAAATATAAAGGTTAAAAGAACTTTTAATATTTCCAATAAGATTTATCATAAGATCAAACTGCTGATCTACTAATTTACTATTAATCAACATTCCAAACACAAAAAATAAAATTGATATAAAGAATGCTATCAGAATAAGAACAAGTAGTAACATCCTAGCTTTCAGATTCATAATAACCACCTCTTTTACAAAAAATAAATTCTAAAACTCTGAAAAATCATCATCGAAATTTAAATCCTTATCAGCAATATCAATGGCTTTTTTAGGATCAACTCGCTTATTAATAGCTCTTACAGAAGACTCAGCCTCAATACTTAAAGAATGATTATTATGCCTACTGCCATTTAAAGTCGAAATTTCATTGCTTTTAAAATTTTGATTTTCATCTTTAAAAGAATCTTCAGGACAATCTATTAATCTAAAATCATAATCACCATTTTCTAGATTTTCAATCTTAGAATCTTTAATTTTGAAAAATAATACAGATTTCCTAAGTTCCTTAGACTTTTCTAGCATTTTATCGGACATACTAGAAAGTTGCTCACTACTTGAAGCTGAAGATTGAACGACTTCTCCAACTTGATCTAAAGCCATTTTAAATTGAGCAATTTGATCACTCTGCTTAGAACTACCTTCTGAAATCTTCTTAACAAGATTAGCTGTTTCTTCTATTTCTGGTAGCATTTCTTTAAAGATCACTCCTGCTTCAGTTGCTACTCTAGAATTATCTTCAACTAACTCTCCAATCTCAAGAGCCGAAATTTTACTAAGATCAGCCAACTTTCTAATCTCGCTAGCCACAACAGCAAATCCCTTTCCTTCATCACCTGCTCTTGCAGCTTCAATAGCCGCATTTAAAGCAAGTAAATTCGTCTTCCTAGCTATTTCTTCAATAACACTAACTTTCTCTACAATATCTTGCATAGCAATAACAGATTCTTCAACAGCCTTACCACCTATATGGGAATTTTCATTAGTTTTTAAAGCTATTTGCTCTGTTTCATAAGAATTATTCGCGCTCATATTAACACCCGAAGCTATTTGCTCAACATTAGCTGACATTTCTTCAAGAGCAGATGCCTGCTGTAAAGCACTAGAACTTAAATTTTGACTCGAACTGGCAACTTCTAAACTTGCCTTATTTACATAGCTAATATTTCTCAAAACACTCGCAATTGCTACAGAAATAGCTTTTTTCATCTTCACAACCTGAAGACTTAACATGCTAAGCTCATCAGAAAAATCATCGCTATCATCAAGAGCATAATCTTTATCTAAATTTCCACTAACCATATCTTGAACTAAAACTCTAATTGCATTTAAACGAAAACTAATAATCCTGTCTATTCTCGCTAAAAGAATAATGCTTAATACAATAATACCTAAGACAGAATATAAAACATACTGAAATCTTATACTAGATATTACTCCATAAATATCTTTATAAGGAAGCCTAGCAATAAGTACTCCGCCTTTTTCTCCCAATTTACTACTTATGGGCAACAGTGCATAATAACACTCCTCCCCCATTTCGGAGAAAAGTATTCTATCAATGGTATAAACCGATACTTCAGTAGAAATATTTGATAAAAGAGGTGGCTTAGAAAAAACATCTTTAAGGGTATTTAAAAATTTAGAACTAACCCTGCTAGTTTCATTGTATTCTTCAAAAGGATTAACCGCTATATTATTAGGATCCACATAAATAAAATTGCCTCTTTTATAAAAACCAAATCTAAATCTATCAAAACTATCTGCTAAAACATCATTAAGTAAATATCCAGCCAAATATCCACAAACAAGCTTATCTTCTGGAGAATATACAGGCACAATTATTGCAAAAGCCTTTTTTTCGCTTTGCCTAGACCTAATGGCAACCTCTGCAGATATTCCTTCAGAAAGATTTGAATACCAGCCTACAAATTTTAATTGGTTTTGCTTATAATCCTCAACCGCTTTTTTAAAATAATTAGTATTAGCCTCAGAATGACCAAAATCCATATTATTTTCATGTCTTGTACTAACAATTATTCTTCCTTCAAAATCAAAAAATGCAAATTCTTCAAAAAAGGTATCATTTTTAAGATTAGTCATAAAATTGTATAAGTACCGTCGATATTTTTTATTTACCTTTACAGAATCAATAATAAATTTTGAATTTTTTCTTAAATCTACCAATTCAGATTCAGAAAAATCTTTTCCTCTATTCTCAGACATTGCAAATTCTGATATAGTTTCAAGTGCCAAATTAGAAGCTGCGCCACTGACTATAACATACAAAGTATCCAAAAAAGATTGTGTAGAAAAAGCTGCTCTTCTTAATTGTGCCCTTGTAAGTTGCTTATAATAATCTTCTAAATAACCGCATAAAACAAAGTTAAAAATCATAGAAAAAAGTAATAGTATAAAAATTAAAAACAATAATAAAAAACCAACAAACCTGTATTTAAGCTTCAATAGCATAATAAACTACCTCACAAATCATCTACTTATTTAATCAAACAAACTAAAAATCAAAAAGGGTATCAAAAAAAATTTTACAGCAAAAAATTAAAAACTCTTAAAAAATTAAAAGAATTTTCACAACATGAAAAACAAATTACCAGCTATTATTGACTACTAATGCTTTTTATAAGGTATTCCTAAGAACTTAGGAGCATTATTTCTTTTTGAAAAAAAAATAAGACTTAAAATAATAATCAAATATGGAGCAATAACTAACATTTTGGGAGGCATTATTAAAGACAAAAAAGGCGATTGAGCCAAAACAATTGCCAAAGTTTTCACAAATGAAAACAAAAAACTACCCATTAAAACTCCTAAAGGCGTCCATTTTCCAAAAATTAACATTACAATAGCAATAAAACCCTGCCCACCTGTAACCCCCTGCACATAGCTTGATGCAATCACTGTTGTAAGAACAGCACCCGAAACCCCCGCTAAAAACCCACTCAAAAGAACACAAAAAAATCTAATCTTATTTACACTAACCCCAACAGACTCTAATACCTCTGGATTTTCACCGCTAGCATTAATTCTAAGCCCAATTTTAGTATATTTAAAAACAATATGAAATAAAAACACACCTAGTATTGCAATGTATACAGAATATCTTTTACCAAAAATTTGAAATATAAAAGATGTTTTGCTTAAAATTCCATTAAAAAGTATCGGCAACTTTATTTCTATGGGCGGAGTTGAAATAGAAGAAAAAATCAAAGTACTTATAAAAACAGCAATAGCGGGTCCTAAAAAATTAAGCGCCATTCCGGTTATAATTTGATCTGATTTTAAAAAAATTGTAAAAACAGCGTGCAAAATAGCAAGCACAAGCCCCGCCAATCCACCAACAAAAATTGAAAACAATGGGTCATGTGTAAAATACGCAACTGTGGCTCCTGAGAATGCTCCTATTGTCATTATTCCTTCAAGTCCAATATTAATAATTCCACTTTTCTCACTTATAAGACCCCCAAGACCAGCTAAAATTAAGGTTTGAGAATTTATTAAAGTTTCACTAATCAAGAATATTATTATATTTGACACTCTTAACACCTTTTAAAAAGATTTTATTTAAAAAATAACTAGCAGAAATTACAAGAACAATTATTCCCATCATTAAAGATACAATTGAAGATGGAAGACCCATTAAACTTTGAACCCTACTGCTTCCATAAAGCAATATAGAAAAAAGAATACTAGAAAATATTATGCCAATCGGCGAATTGTTTCCTATTAAAGAAACAGCTATCCCATTAAAACCAATTCCTTCCATAAAAGAAAGCTTAAATATGGCTTTATTAACACCCATAATTTGAACAGCGCCAGCAAGGCCTGCAATAGCTGCTGAGAGAAACATTGAAAAGATTAGAACCGCTTTTACATTAATACCCATACATCTTGAAGCTTCAATATTACTTCCTGTGGAATTTATTTTAAATCCAATAATAGTTTTATTAAGCAAAAACCACATTAAAATAGCAAAAATTATACCCAAAATTATTCCAAAATGAAGAGGGGCTTTTAAAAGCTCATTAACAAAAGGATGCAAAGCCCTATAAGCAAGACCTTCTGGTGAAAGTTTCCAAGATCCTAAAAAATCAATAAATGCGCTCTCTTTAATAGGCTTTGAAAAATCACTATTATCTCTTTTAATAAAACTAAAATCTAAAATTATATTATTTAAATAAAATAACATCCAATTAAACATTATTCCTGAAATCACTTCACTAATATTGAATTTAGCTTTTAAATATCCAATTAAAATTCCTAAACTACCTGCTGCTAAAAAGGTAATAACAAAAATAGTAATTACATGTAAAATTGGAGGCAAATCAAGTAAAACTGCTGCTATTAAAGCAACAATAGATCCTAGTATAAACTGACCTTCAACCCCAATATTGAAAAGACCTGTTTTTAAAGAAATTCCAATAGAAAGACCTGTAAAAATCAAAGGGGCTGCATAGCTTAAAATATAACCTAAATGCTTGGGGGAAGAAAATATAATCTCTAGTATTATAAAATACATCCTAAAAGGAGAATAGCCAAACACCGTTACTACTAGCCCAACAATTAAAAATCCAACAAATAGGGCAAAAATACTAACAAATGCTGAAGAATTTAAAAATTTCAATACAAGTTTACTGCATGTTTTTTTACTAATCATCATTCAATTTAAACCTATCATCATTTTACCAATAACATCAATATCAAAATTGTCCTCTAAAATACCCACTATCTTTCCATCATGCATTACAGCTATCCTGTCACAAACATTAACAAGCTCATCAAGTTCAAGAGAAACTAATAAAATAGATCTACCCGCATCTCTTTGCTCTATTATTCTTTTATAAATATTCTCAACAGCTCCAACATCAAGTCCTCTTGTAGGCTGAATGGCTAAAAGAACATCTGGCTCTAAACTAATCTCACGAGCAATAATAACCTTTTGCTGATTACCCCCAGATAAATATTTTACCTTATTAAAAATATTTCTTGGTCTAATATCAAAATAATTTACAAGTTGGTTGCTCAATTTTTTTAAAATGTTAAGATCAAACCCTATAAATTGTCTTTTAACCTTATCAAATTGTCTTTTAATAAAATTGAAAAAATTAAATTTCAAATCAAAATTACTCTTTGAATGATTTTTTTTAAATTTCAAATAATCAGAATTATCAAAGCTTTTAAGCCCAATATTTTGCATAACATTAAATTCTAAAATAAGACCATGTCTTTGCCTGTCCGAAGGAATATTGCCAATTTTTTTATCTATTATTTGCTTAATTGTTAAACCTTTTAAAGATTCCAAATTACCTGAAGAATTTTTTTTAAAAATATCGCCCTTAAAAATGCTTTTCAAACCCAAAATTGCATCAACCAAGTCCTCTTGACCACTTCCCTCAATACCTGATATCCCAAGAATTTCACCATTTCTCAGATCAAGATTAACATCTTTAACCTTTAAAATTCCCCTCTCATCTTTAACACTTAAATTCTTTATTTCAAGAACATTAAAATGATTTTTGAATTGAATCTTGGATGAGCGAAGTGCAATTTCTTTGCCTATCATTAATTTTGTAAGATCTTTATCATCAATCTCAGCAATATTAACAGTTTTTACAGTCTTCCCAAGACGCATAATTGTACATCGCTTTGCAATAGACCTAATTTCTTTTATTTTATGAGTAATAAGTATTACAGTATGACCCTCTTGAGTGAGTACCTTTAAAATATTTATAAAATCATCAACTTCACTTGGAGCAAGCACTGCAGTAGGTTCATCAAAAATAATAATATCTGCATTTCGATAAAGAACTTTTAATATCTCTATTTTTTGCTCCATACCAACACTCAAGTCTTCAACCTTTTTCTCTAGATCTATTTTTAAACCATACTTTTCTGAAAGATAATTTATTTTTTTTCTAGCTTGTTTGTAATCAATAAAACCAAATTTTGAATTTTCATACCCTAAAATAATATTCTGAACAGCAGTAAACTGCGGAATCAACATAAAATGCTGAAAAACCATTCCAATACCATTTCGAATAGCCTCACTTGAATCCTTAAAGTTTACTTCTTGACCTTTTAAAATAATTCGACCGCTATTTACTTGATGAATTCCATAAATAGTCTTCATTAGGGTAGTCTTTCCAGCACCATTTTCTCCAAGAATAGCATGAACTTCCCCCGCTTTAAATTTAATAGAAACATTATCATTGGCAATAAAATTGCCATACTTTTTTGTAATATTTTCTAATACCAATATATCTTCTTTCATTAAAATTTAACCCTAATAAACATCAAACACAAAGACTTACAATATTCTATTCTAATGAAATATAATAAAACTTAAAATTTATATTTTCAATAACATTTTTATATTTTAATAAACAAAATAAGTTATTTATAAAAATTAATTACTAATAAATAAAAAATGCTTAAAATATAAAAACCTTAATAAAGAAAATAAATTAATGCTAAAATAAAAGAATGACTAAACTATTATAAAAAGAGAGTACTATGAAAATCAAAGCCTGCATTTTTGATATGGATGGAACCCTGGTAAATAGCATTATGGATATTGCATTCTCAATGAACATGGCTCTTTCAAACTTGGGATACAATACAATCGAACTAAACAAATTCAATGCTCTTGTTGGCAGAGGATTTAACCAGTTCGTAATAGACACCCTAAAGCTATTATCTCTTGAATACAATAATCCTAATTTACAAGATAAACTTTACAAAGAATTTGTAAAAGAATACAACAAAAACCTTTCATCTCAAACACAACCATACGAAAACATAAAAACTCTTCTTGAAAATATGAATAAACTTAACATTCCAATTGGGATTTTAAGTAATAAAAATCACGAAGAATTAATAAGTTTAGTAAAAAATATTTTTGGAAATATATTTTTTTTTGAAATCAGAGGTTATTCAAAAAAATTTCCACCAAAGCCAGATCCTGGAAATGCCCTTGATATGATATTAGAATTAAATGTTCGCAAAGAAGAAATTGCATATATTGGAGACAGTGATGTGGATATGCTAACTGCAATAAACGCCGGATTCATACCAATAGGAGTTTCTTGGGGGTTTAGAAGTATTCAAGAATTAAAACAAAACGGAGCAAAATATATACTCCATAATCCTCTTGAACTATTGGACCTAATTAAATGAATATAAAACCATATTTTCCTTACATATATCATTACCTATTTAATCATGAAAGCATAAAAAGTTTATCTGCTATAGAAAAAGAAATTGAAATACTCAACTATTTAAAAGAAAACAAAAAAACTATTACTACATTTATCAAGAATGATTTTGAATCAGAACTAAAAGATTTAATTCAGTACGTCAAAGATAAAACAGATATAATGATTACGCCATTTGTTTTATCTGGTATTGAAGCTATTGATTTTAACATTGTAAAGCCTCTCTTTACCAAAGAATTAACAAAAAACGACTTGAATTTGGTATTTAACTTCGTTAAAATCAACTCATCTTTAAGAAAAGAATTCTTTTATAATTTTAATACTATAAGTAACGGGTATATTACTTTTTACATAAATAAACTATTTGAAGGAAAAAACTCTTACACAGTATACTTAATACAAAAGGAAAATAAAGCCCTTTATTCATCAGACATCATAAAAAATTATATAAAGATATTACTTCTCTTAAAAGTATTGGTAATTAAATACTGCTTTGAAAAAGAAATAGAATTGACTATTAAAAATATTGAATCGACTTCAAAAGCAATAAGCAATGATACTGATTTTCTAGACGAAAAAACAGCCAAACTTATAATCGAAAGCTTTTTTAAATATGACATTTTACAAACAATGTCTCCAATTTCAACATTAATTGCCATTTTTTCAGCCAGAGCGAGAATTCCAAAGTATAAAAACAATTCAGTCAAGGGTTTTATTGGGTACGATGAGAGTTGGTTTTCAATAAAACAATCGGGCTCTAGGGAATATGATTCAAGAATAATTAAAGAATTATTAGAAATAGCTAAGGTAAATAAATGGTAAAAAAATTTTCGATTTTCTTAAAAGCAATAATAATTTTTTCAATATTTGAACTTTTAGTTGAAGAACTCTCAATAATTCTTTTTTTACCATACAAAATACGATTTGCTCTAATATTTCTTGGGTTTTTATTTGACACAATTTTTATTTTTATTTTTTTATACAAAATAACTAAAGCCTACCTTTCCCAAAGATTAGAAATATACGTTAGAAACAATCTATTCTTCGATATAATTCACTGCCTTATCCCTTTAGTATTTTACAGTTCATATCAGCTTAAAAACATAATTGTTGCCCAAGAAACCATATTAAATCCAATAATGCTATCACTTTTCAAGCTGAGATTTTTAAGACTTCTTAGGTTTAATGATCTAATAATAGAAATCTATTACAATTCACAAGAAAAAAACCTAATACTAACAGCATTTGCTAGAACATTTTCAATAAGCTTGTTAATACCATTTACATTTTTTATAATAATATCAAGCTCAAAAATTGTAAATTCAATACCAGAAAAACAAGAATTTAATATTATTAAAAATATATCAATAATAAATGAAAAAGCTTATATTAAAGAAAAATATCCCTTCATCTTAATAATCAAAGAAAAAGAAGACATAATATACTCAAAATCAGACGAAATATTTGTTTACTACAGTCCTAGCGAATACAAAGTAATCGAAATAGAAAAGACAAAATTTTATATAGACAAATATTTGCAAAGAAAAAGCGACTCTATTCTTGGAATTTTTCTATTTGCATTGTTTGCATCATTTACCATTTTTTTAATGAATTTTTATAAATTCTTCAAGGCAAGCTTTTTAAAGCCTATTATTTTAATGACAAAAATTTTACAAGATCCATTAGAATATCGAAAAATTCAAATTCCTTTTACTTTAAGCGAAGAAAAAGTATATGAGCTTGCAAAAGCATTTAACAATCTTTTACTAAAAGAAAAACTAAATTCAAAGCGAAAAAGCAAAATACCTTTAGAAATTGAAAAAGTAAAAAAAATAATTAATAAAAATCAGGAATTGAAATGAAAATTCAAATAATTATAATGCTATTATTTACATTGTTAAATTTTTCACTTAATGCTAGACTTTTGGACATATCAATTGAAAAAAAAGTAAACGAAGAAATAAAACAATATTCATCTTTTAATTTAATTTTAGAAAAAGAATACTATACTAATTTTCCAACAAGCGAAATAGAAAAAAATATTTATAAACTAACTGAACATTTTGTAAAAAGCATAATGATTAATAAACCTGACTACGGCTTATTAAATCCAAACTACAAAGAAGCAAATAAATATCTGATTCAAAGCGAGCTTGTTGATAACAAATTTTTAAAATATAAAATCTTTAAAATTAAAAATATAAATGGGGGTTTTAAAAGCTATTCACTAATATATACAAAAAAAGGATTTTACAAATTAGAACTTTACATAGAAAACAATACAGAACCTATAAAAATATTCAACCTTAACATTACTTATTTCTTAAAGAATTCAGATAAAATAAGTAATGAAATGATTTTCTTTCCAAAAGAATAAAAACAATAAAATTAAAGCCAATAAAATTAAAGCCTGAGCTGTTTTTATAAACAAGTTATTTGACAAACACAGACATTACTCTTTGAAGAACCTTTGCTCTATCTAATGGTTTAACAATAAATGTTTTAGCTCCTTTTATCAAACAATCTTTAACTAATTGTTCTTTACCCAAAGCAGATATCATTATCACTCTAGCATTTTTATCAAATTCCATAATATTAGAAAGACAGGTTATTCCATCCATTTTGGGCATGGTAATATCAAGAGTGACAATATCAATATTAGGATAATGATTCTTGTATTTTATAACAGCCTCCTCTCCATCAGCTGCTGTATCAATAATATTAAAACCCTCTGATGTAAAAATTTGTGTAAGCTGCTTTACGGTAAAAACAGAGTCGTCAACAATCAAAACATTAAAGGGAATACCTGTATCATAATTGATTCCTCTAGGTTTAGATGAAGAATCTGCAGCAATTGTGGTCTTTTGGATCATATTAACCTCCCTTTTCTAATAAAAAGAATTTTTTTCATATCAAACCCTCTCTCTTATTGCAATATTAACTTCTATAATTTTACCATCAGGCAAAGAAAAAGGAACAATTAAAGCCTCAGAACCTTTATTACTTATCTTCATATTTTCTCCATAAATAAAAGCTGGTGGAGTTATATCAAATACAAAACCTTTGGCATGCAAAGTAGTAACAAAATTTCCAGCAATAATGTTGCCAACTTCAGTAAGAGTTGCAGCAACCATCTCTTTTGTTTCCTCATCATCAAAATCACAATATTCTTCAAAATTTAACTTAGAAGCAACAAAAAGGGCTGTTTCTATATCCATATCAATAATTATACTGCCCTCAACAGATCCAGCAAGTCCCACTATTACAGAAACACCTTTTATCTTTTGATTTATCGATTTAAGCCCTGGTTTACCCATTTCTATATTCTCAACAAGCAACATATCTCTTAAAACAGAAGAAGCGGCATCCAAAAACGGCTCTATATAATCTATTCTCATTAATTTCTCCTTTAGACTTTCCTGTACAAGTTAAAATATTTTGTGGATTTTTCTTTTATAAAAATATCATTATTTTTAAGTTCTTCGTTATCTCCTAAAACCAAAAGAGCCCCTTTAATAGTTTTGGAAGCAATGATATTCAACATTGAAATCTGATCTTCACTGCCTAAGAAACATAAAACATCTTTTAAAAAAACCATTCCCAAATTGCCAGGCAAATCTGAAAAAAGAGCATCGGAATATTCAAACAAAACATTATTGAGAATTTCTGACTTAAATTTATAAATCCCAGGACTTTGTTCAAAAGAGTTCCTACGATAAATCTCACTAATACTAATTTCTGACTCCGAAAAAATCAACCTAGAAGTTTCAACCACTTTTAATAAATCATTATCAATAGCTGTCAACTTAAACGATCCTACATAATACTCAGACAAAGCATTAACCAAGGCCATGGTCTCTCGTCCATTACCACAACCAATTTCTAATACATTAAAAATAGAATTCAAATTCTCCATAAAATTTAAGCGATTCTTAACAATTTCATTTTGAAATTCTTCCAAACAATCAGCTCCCCACAGATTTCCTGATGATTTTGAATAAAATTCATTTAAAAAACTATCGTAAGGCAAGCAATCAGTATCAACCATATTAAATTTTACTCCAACTTTTTCTAAAAACACATCATTTACTAAAGAAGCATTAAACGAAAATTTCGAAAGATTTTTTTTAATATTTTCCAAATTAAAAGTCGCAATATTATTTGCAGCTAAATTATCATTGTTATTACTATTTTTTAAAAAAACATTATTAGATAAACTGCCTTTACAATTCTCCAGCATATCTAAATCATCAAAATCGCCTACAAAATCGGTTTTTTCAACAAAATTTTGACCGGAGGTT
This window contains:
- a CDS encoding methyl-accepting chemotaxis protein, coding for MNLKARMLLLVLILIAFFISILFFVFGMLINSKLVDQQFDLMINLIGNIKSSFNLYISSMEEKVRVSSMYFNSAEKFNEASKIKSKRLSLISDQSEILVQTGSNMMVTNKEGEIVFTTAVKDNSDFGRSIGDREYFTKLKESQNIVYNSFVMLADPKSIEESLVKNISKIRNKKGQIPYILIGIPLRDFGTGDIFGYFMFFYSMDYICRSFRGINFGILSSGRALAYDITGKFLVHHTVLPGDVLTDLSASYSNILKKTSEDLLQKNKETSTVYYYDPNNSKKYVGISQKVLLNLSNSKFILLIRTSEDDFYYMSRATSLILGISFAVTLLILAIATLYLVKKLSASLNKILEYSERLASGNFTADVNFGRWDTIELYSLYEGFEQLRTNFSSVAKGVIENLDYLYENAIQIANASQNLSSGAVEQASTLEQMTANIEQISQGVSENTENASTTEKIAVNTNERTKEGHKSVVKAIEAMTVITEKIGIIDEITRQTNLLALNASIEAARVGEKGKGFEVVAAEVRKLADQSKESAREIIDIANRSLTVASRAGENFEQIVPGMEQTARLVKNISNESSKQSVQIEQFKNAIEQVSQLVQTTASSSEELSAMSEKMLESVKDLKESVDYFKIEK
- a CDS encoding methyl-accepting chemotaxis protein, with product MLLKLKYRFVGFLLLFLIFILLLFSMIFNFVLCGYLEDYYKQLTRAQLRRAAFSTQSFLDTLYVIVSGAASNLALETISEFAMSENRGKDFSESELVDLRKNSKFIIDSVKVNKKYRRYLYNFMTNLKNDTFFEEFAFFDFEGRIIVSTRHENNMDFGHSEANTNYFKKAVEDYKQNQLKFVGWYSNLSEGISAEVAIRSRQSEKKAFAIIVPVYSPEDKLVCGYLAGYLLNDVLADSFDRFRFGFYKRGNFIYVDPNNIAVNPFEEYNETSRVSSKFLNTLKDVFSKPPLLSNISTEVSVYTIDRILFSEMGEECYYALLPISSKLGEKGGVLIARLPYKDIYGVISSIRFQYVLYSVLGIIVLSIILLARIDRIISFRLNAIRVLVQDMVSGNLDKDYALDDSDDFSDELSMLSLQVVKMKKAISVAIASVLRNISYVNKASLEVASSSQNLSSSALQQASALEEMSANVEQIASGVNMSANNSYETEQIALKTNENSHIGGKAVEESVIAMQDIVEKVSVIEEIARKTNLLALNAAIEAARAGDEGKGFAVVASEIRKLADLSKISALEIGELVEDNSRVATEAGVIFKEMLPEIEETANLVKKISEGSSKQSDQIAQFKMALDQVGEVVQSSASSSEQLSSMSDKMLEKSKELRKSVLFFKIKDSKIENLENGDYDFRLIDCPEDSFKDENQNFKSNEISTLNGSRHNNHSLSIEAESSVRAINKRVDPKKAIDIADKDLNFDDDFSEF
- a CDS encoding ABC transporter permease subunit encodes the protein MSNIIIFLISETLINSQTLILAGLGGLISEKSGIINIGLEGIMTIGAFSGATVAYFTHDPLFSIFVGGLAGLVLAILHAVFTIFLKSDQIITGMALNFLGPAIAVFISTLIFSSISTPPIEIKLPILFNGILSKTSFIFQIFGKRYSVYIAILGVFLFHIVFKYTKIGLRINASGENPEVLESVGVSVNKIRFFCVLLSGFLAGVSGAVLTTVIASSYVQGVTGGQGFIAIVMLIFGKWTPLGVLMGSFLFSFVKTLAIVLAQSPFLSLIMPPKMLVIAPYLIIILSLIFFSKRNNAPKFLGIPYKKH
- a CDS encoding ABC transporter permease — translated: MMISKKTCSKLVLKFLNSSAFVSIFALFVGFLIVGLVVTVFGYSPFRMYFIILEIIFSSPKHLGYILSYAAPLIFTGLSIGISLKTGLFNIGVEGQFILGSIVALIAAVLLDLPPILHVITIFVITFLAAGSLGILIGYLKAKFNISEVISGIMFNWMLFYLNNIILDFSFIKRDNSDFSKPIKESAFIDFLGSWKLSPEGLAYRALHPFVNELLKAPLHFGIILGIIFAILMWFLLNKTIIGFKINSTGSNIEASRCMGINVKAVLIFSMFLSAAIAGLAGAVQIMGVNKAIFKLSFMEGIGFNGIAVSLIGNNSPIGIIFSSILFSILLYGSSRVQSLMGLPSSIVSLMMGIIVLVISASYFLNKIFLKGVKSVKYNNILD